From Candidatus Zixiibacteriota bacterium, one genomic window encodes:
- a CDS encoding T9SS type A sorting domain-containing protein: MRKRIVMLLLAAGITVCLSGNLSAQIIPTPWWAGFYDSLYLSTFNGDSLPPGSIIQAYDPQDVLCGQDTVGVAGTFGFMSVYGDDVANTPAVDEGAVDGDSIRFKVNGRWATVTGDNTWADQVLRPVSLSVTGAVVAFSALSLPRDTLVPFNDTIMLYGRIQNNGDGLDFYGVNVTDSKGWEIIYPVQYNYAGQGQWVDVWFGVVVPTWPGIDTVEHVYYSFFSHLDTSQHIDDSCILFVSITDVNDGSSSLPNGFTLFQNYPNPFNPSTVVSFSLPSRSAVQFEVYDMLGRQVEFRDLGSLNSGNHEIEFDASSLASGVYLYRIVTEEASLSRKMMLVK, translated from the coding sequence AATAACAGTATGTCTTTCCGGGAACCTGTCGGCCCAGATCATACCCACACCGTGGTGGGCAGGCTTCTATGACAGTTTGTATCTTTCCACGTTCAACGGTGATTCATTACCGCCCGGTTCGATCATACAGGCTTACGACCCACAGGATGTGCTGTGCGGTCAGGATACGGTTGGTGTAGCGGGGACTTTCGGTTTCATGTCGGTGTACGGTGACGACGTTGCCAACACGCCGGCTGTCGACGAAGGGGCTGTTGACGGTGACAGTATCAGATTCAAGGTCAATGGCCGCTGGGCGACGGTAACCGGTGACAACACCTGGGCTGATCAGGTATTGCGACCCGTTTCCCTTTCCGTCACGGGTGCGGTGGTCGCTTTTTCTGCATTGTCGCTTCCGAGGGACACGCTGGTTCCCTTCAACGACACCATCATGTTGTATGGCAGGATTCAGAATAACGGCGACGGGCTCGACTTTTATGGCGTGAATGTCACCGATTCGAAGGGGTGGGAAATCATCTATCCGGTGCAATACAACTATGCTGGTCAGGGACAGTGGGTCGACGTATGGTTTGGCGTTGTTGTACCGACCTGGCCGGGGATTGACACGGTCGAGCACGTTTATTATTCGTTCTTTAGCCACCTTGATACCAGCCAGCACATTGACGATTCGTGCATTTTATTCGTCTCAATTACCGATGTGAACGACGGCAGCAGTTCGCTGCCGAACGGATTCACGCTGTTCCAAAACTACCCGAACCCGTTCAATCCGAGCACGGTTGTTTCGTTCTCGCTGCCGAGCCGAAGCGCCGTGCAGTTCGAAGTGTACGATATGCTAGGGCGACAGGTTGAATTCCGAGACCTGGGGAGTCTGAATTCGGGCAACCACGAGATCGAGTTTGACGCTTCATCGCTTGCCAGCGGCGTCTATCTGTATCGCATCGTGACCGAAGAGGCGAGCCTCTCGCGGAAGATGATGCTGGTCAAATAG